A single window of Caldicellulosiruptor bescii DSM 6725 DNA harbors:
- a CDS encoding AAA family ATPase → MKLKSLSVKNFKSFKEINVELKDFNVVIGANASGKSNFVQVFKFLRDIMNLGLENAVSIQGDIEYLTNLKVGRGEELSISIVCEMEDDEKIANTKQNIEMTFHEMRYEFSLKEKKGAPGFKIVNDCLLQKFKFKDEEGKIIEGEIRLSHKKDKVVYGIFPKGIEEKVESLIPLLYLKMDSLPQNILLIQTPLFFIWRRLTIDNIFRNISIYDFDPKKSKEAAPITGKAELEENGSNLSIVLKNILENEEKSRKLFNLVSDVLPFVNNLTVEKLPDKSLLFKLQESYFEKKDIPASLLSDGTINVIAMIIALYFERKKFIIFEEPERNIHPFLISKVIEMMKEISRRKQIIVTTHNPEVVKYAGVDNLLLVSRGRDGFSKIYRPLEKEEIKIFLENDLGIEELFVQNLLEVGA, encoded by the coding sequence ATGAAATTAAAAAGTTTGAGCGTTAAAAACTTCAAAAGCTTCAAAGAAATAAATGTAGAGCTAAAAGATTTTAACGTGGTTATTGGTGCGAATGCTTCAGGAAAGTCAAATTTTGTTCAAGTATTTAAATTTCTACGCGATATTATGAATCTTGGTTTAGAAAATGCTGTGTCCATCCAAGGAGATATTGAATATCTTACTAATTTAAAAGTTGGCCGAGGTGAAGAATTATCAATTAGTATAGTGTGCGAAATGGAAGATGACGAAAAAATTGCAAATACAAAGCAAAACATTGAAATGACTTTCCATGAAATGAGGTATGAGTTTTCTCTAAAAGAGAAAAAAGGAGCACCAGGTTTTAAAATTGTTAACGATTGTTTGCTTCAAAAGTTTAAATTTAAAGATGAAGAGGGGAAAATTATTGAGGGTGAAATCAGACTGTCCCATAAAAAAGATAAAGTAGTGTACGGAATTTTTCCAAAAGGTATTGAGGAGAAAGTGGAAAGTCTTATTCCGCTTTTATATTTAAAAATGGATTCTTTACCCCAGAACATTCTGCTAATTCAAACACCTTTGTTTTTTATATGGCGGCGATTGACGATAGATAATATATTCCGTAATATTTCAATTTACGATTTTGATCCAAAAAAGTCTAAAGAGGCTGCTCCAATTACAGGTAAGGCTGAATTAGAAGAAAATGGAAGTAATCTTTCAATAGTGTTAAAAAACATTTTAGAGAACGAAGAAAAAAGTCGAAAGCTTTTTAATTTAGTAAGTGACGTTTTACCATTTGTTAATAATCTAACTGTAGAAAAATTACCTGATAAGTCTTTGCTTTTCAAACTACAAGAATCATACTTTGAAAAAAAGGATATTCCTGCATCATTGCTTTCTGATGGAACTATTAATGTAATAGCAATGATAATTGCGTTATATTTTGAAAGGAAAAAGTTTATTATCTTTGAAGAACCAGAAAGAAATATTCATCCTTTTCTTATTTCAAAAGTTATTGAAATGATGAAAGAAATTTCGCGAAGAAAACAAATTATCGTTACTACGCACAATCCTGAAGTTGTCAAATATGCGGGGGTTGATAATCTTCTTTTGGTTTCTCGCGGTAGAGATGGCTTTTCAAAGATATACCGACCACTTGAGAAAGAAGAGATAAAAATATTTTTAGAAAATGATTTGGGAATAGAAGAACTCTTTGTTCAAAACCTTCTGGAGGTAGGAGCGTAA
- a CDS encoding PIG-L deacetylase family protein, with amino-acid sequence MPPFKAKSSEGEVYRKPQNERRIRFKRKYILYAFVIWIVANVLVFLAREYISNCFFSAQLPQLRVENYKRILVFAPHCDDETLSSAGVIQKALLSGSKVKVVVMTNGDGFTRAAGQNFGKIRLTPDDYIRFGYLRQNETIHALEDLGLKREDIIFLGYPDRGLRFLWEKYFDSKIGYFNPLTRTFKSPYSNSYQRAVEYKGINVVKNIQSIIKLFEPDLVIYPYSRDQHPDHWATSAFVKFSILTLNYKCEEWQYLVHRGDWPTPFGKHPQMYLVPPFKLAFTDTKWYQVPLDDYMIERKSNSISDYHSQMKVMRGFLEAFVRQNELFAKSDSKDAKKYEGDNLFSDKYLVSKEPTHDIWSLIFEKGADIEAIFAAHDSKNIYIGIEMVGSAKKLISYYLHIRAFEDYKYLGRIYILVSGNKMNVVKTMTTPAFSFQNAKMRRKKNQIEIVFSKKDLQNPNMLYLSVRTEFLGRQLDRSAWKVVKLK; translated from the coding sequence ATGCCACCGTTTAAAGCTAAAAGTTCTGAAGGTGAAGTTTACAGAAAACCTCAGAATGAAAGAAGAATAAGATTTAAGCGAAAGTACATTTTATATGCATTTGTTATATGGATTGTTGCAAATGTTCTTGTATTTTTGGCAAGAGAATATATTTCAAACTGCTTTTTTTCCGCTCAGCTTCCGCAGCTTCGGGTTGAAAATTACAAACGTATACTCGTCTTTGCCCCACACTGTGATGATGAAACTTTGTCTTCTGCAGGTGTGATACAAAAAGCTCTTTTGAGTGGGAGTAAAGTTAAAGTTGTTGTTATGACAAATGGAGATGGCTTTACACGTGCTGCAGGGCAGAACTTTGGCAAGATAAGACTTACTCCTGATGACTATATAAGATTTGGTTATCTTCGACAGAATGAAACAATCCATGCGCTTGAAGACTTAGGTTTGAAGAGGGAAGATATAATTTTTTTAGGATATCCTGATAGGGGTTTGCGGTTTTTATGGGAAAAATATTTTGATTCTAAGATAGGGTATTTTAATCCTTTAACACGCACATTCAAAAGTCCGTATTCAAACTCCTATCAGAGGGCAGTAGAATACAAGGGAATAAACGTTGTGAAAAATATTCAGAGCATAATAAAATTATTTGAACCTGATTTAGTAATCTATCCATACTCACGCGACCAGCATCCTGACCACTGGGCAACATCAGCATTTGTCAAGTTTTCAATCCTGACGCTAAATTATAAATGTGAAGAGTGGCAATATCTTGTGCACAGAGGAGACTGGCCGACTCCTTTTGGCAAACACCCTCAGATGTATCTTGTTCCGCCTTTCAAGCTTGCATTTACAGATACAAAGTGGTATCAGGTACCACTGGATGACTATATGATAGAAAGAAAATCAAATTCAATCTCAGACTACCACTCTCAGATGAAGGTTATGAGAGGATTTTTGGAGGCATTTGTTCGTCAAAACGAATTATTCGCAAAATCAGATAGCAAAGATGCAAAAAAATATGAGGGTGATAACCTGTTTTCAGACAAGTATTTAGTTAGCAAGGAGCCAACGCACGACATATGGTCACTCATTTTTGAAAAAGGTGCTGATATTGAAGCGATATTTGCGGCTCACGATAGCAAGAACATCTATATAGGTATCGAAATGGTTGGTTCTGCTAAAAAACTTATTTCGTATTATCTTCACATAAGAGCATTTGAAGATTATAAATATCTTGGCAGAATATATATTTTGGTTTCTGGAAACAAGATGAATGTAGTAAAGACTATGACAACCCCTGCTTTTTCATTTCAAAATGCAAAGATGCGCAGAAAAAAGAATCAGATTGAGATAGTATTTTCCAAAAAAGATTTACAAAATCCGAACATGCTTTATTTGAGCGTGCGCACAGAATTTCTTGGTCGTCAACTTGACAGAAGCGCATGGAAGGTAGTAAAGCTCAAATAA
- a CDS encoding bifunctional nuclease family protein translates to MIEMYVKNVAFFEEGGGFAVLLCDKNNKMVLPIFIGPLEAQSIALALEKQKFPRPLTHDLMVEIMQKFSISIQKAVITDIKDGTYFAQLHLRDYNNVISVIDSRPSDAIALALRVNCPIYMAPKLIEFTYKYEELIPQ, encoded by the coding sequence ATGATAGAGATGTATGTTAAAAACGTTGCATTTTTTGAAGAGGGGGGAGGGTTTGCAGTCTTGCTGTGTGACAAGAACAACAAAATGGTTCTTCCCATCTTTATAGGACCGCTTGAAGCTCAGTCAATCGCACTTGCGCTTGAAAAACAAAAGTTTCCTCGCCCTTTGACACACGATTTGATGGTTGAGATTATGCAAAAGTTTTCAATTTCCATCCAGAAAGCTGTTATTACTGACATCAAGGATGGAACATACTTTGCACAGCTTCATCTAAGAGACTACAACAATGTAATTTCTGTCATAGATTCAAGACCAAGCGATGCAATTGCGCTTGCGCTGAGAGTAAACTGCCCAATTTATATGGCTCCAAAGCTCATAGAGTTCACCTATAAGTACGAAGAGCTGATTCCTCAGTAA
- a CDS encoding heavy metal translocating P-type ATPase, with amino-acid sequence MSKVNVELILENLSCANCAQKIEEKVAKLSFAEDVSLNFVTKKLSAKVDQKHYSTFVEAVKRIVDEIEPGVRVLVAPKEKPMLNMGEISAVVISAIFFGVGLLTRKEDFALIFFLFSYLLSGKNVILSFFKNLRKFQVFDENFLMTVATLSAIFLKEYPEAVSVMLLYKIGQILEDVALNKSRKTIQALKHLEIEYANLKIGNSIRKVNPKDIVPYDIVVVKPGERVPVDGIVVSGKSFLDTSAITGESKLFSVQPNDKVLAGSVVVDGFLEVKAQSFYKDSALHRIVEIVENASVNKSKTEKFITRFAKVYTPSVVIIAIILAILPPLLFDQPFSLWIYRAAIFLIISCPCSLVISVPLSYFASISKLSSKGILVKGSQYIDILASKIGSFLFDKTGTITNGTLSVEKIVPVEISQQEFLKILISIESLSNHPIAKSILSQVEQKDISLSSVQELKEHPGRGIEGIVEGKKVLIGTKEFLQENGVKIEYSFEKSPEFLYIYVSCEGKFCGYVALKDSLKDDVKKVFNRLKSLGSKIYILTGDKKEAAEKIVKDLPIDGIYSELLPEEKVRIAEKIKLENKELGYVVYVGDGTNDSPVLSVCDVGISFVKNSSYLATLAADIVLLDEKLYKIVDLIKDSRFTRKIVIQNIVLSLGIKFAVMFLGILGVANLWEAVVADTGAMLLAVLNSLRVLKR; translated from the coding sequence TTGTCAAAAGTAAATGTAGAATTAATTTTGGAAAATCTTTCATGTGCTAATTGTGCTCAAAAAATTGAAGAAAAAGTGGCAAAGCTCTCTTTTGCAGAGGATGTTTCGCTAAATTTTGTAACAAAGAAACTCTCGGCAAAGGTTGACCAGAAACACTATAGTACATTTGTTGAAGCGGTAAAGAGGATTGTAGATGAAATAGAACCTGGGGTAAGAGTACTTGTGGCACCAAAAGAAAAACCAATGCTGAACATGGGTGAAATCTCAGCTGTAGTAATCTCTGCTATATTTTTTGGGGTAGGACTTCTTACAAGAAAAGAAGATTTTGCCTTAATCTTTTTTCTTTTCTCATATCTTCTTTCAGGAAAAAATGTTATCTTAAGCTTTTTCAAAAACCTCAGAAAATTTCAAGTATTTGATGAAAATTTTTTGATGACAGTGGCAACATTATCAGCTATTTTTTTAAAAGAGTACCCTGAAGCAGTATCTGTTATGCTTCTTTATAAAATTGGCCAAATTCTTGAGGATGTTGCACTAAACAAGTCAAGAAAAACCATACAGGCTCTCAAACACCTTGAAATAGAGTATGCAAACTTGAAAATTGGCAATAGCATCAGGAAAGTAAATCCAAAAGATATTGTACCTTACGATATAGTGGTGGTAAAACCGGGTGAAAGAGTACCGGTTGATGGAATTGTAGTATCTGGAAAGTCATTTTTGGATACTTCTGCTATCACAGGAGAATCAAAACTTTTTTCTGTTCAGCCAAATGACAAAGTTTTAGCTGGCAGCGTGGTAGTTGACGGGTTTTTGGAAGTCAAAGCTCAAAGTTTTTACAAAGATTCTGCGCTTCACAGAATAGTTGAGATTGTTGAAAATGCATCTGTAAACAAATCTAAAACCGAAAAGTTCATAACAAGATTTGCAAAGGTTTATACACCGTCGGTAGTTATTATAGCAATAATATTAGCTATCTTGCCACCACTGTTATTTGACCAACCTTTTTCGCTGTGGATTTACAGGGCTGCTATCTTTTTAATCATCTCCTGCCCTTGTAGTCTTGTTATTTCTGTGCCACTTTCCTATTTTGCTTCAATTTCAAAGCTTTCTTCGAAGGGAATATTAGTAAAAGGTTCTCAATATATAGATATTCTTGCATCAAAAATAGGCAGTTTCCTTTTTGATAAAACTGGAACAATCACAAATGGGACTCTTTCTGTTGAAAAGATAGTGCCTGTGGAAATTTCTCAACAAGAGTTTTTAAAAATTCTTATAAGTATCGAAAGTCTTTCGAATCACCCAATAGCAAAATCTATATTAAGCCAAGTTGAACAAAAAGATATTTCTCTTTCTTCAGTACAAGAACTCAAAGAACATCCGGGAAGAGGAATAGAAGGAATTGTTGAGGGCAAAAAGGTTTTAATAGGCACAAAAGAGTTTTTGCAGGAAAATGGAGTTAAAATTGAGTATAGCTTTGAAAAATCACCCGAATTTTTGTACATTTATGTATCGTGTGAAGGTAAATTCTGTGGGTATGTTGCCTTGAAAGATTCTTTGAAAGATGACGTAAAAAAGGTTTTTAACCGCCTCAAAAGTCTTGGTTCAAAAATATACATCCTGACAGGTGACAAAAAAGAGGCGGCTGAAAAAATTGTTAAAGACCTTCCGATAGACGGCATTTACTCAGAACTTCTTCCAGAAGAAAAGGTAAGAATTGCCGAAAAAATAAAACTTGAAAATAAAGAGTTGGGATATGTTGTATATGTGGGAGATGGAACAAATGATTCGCCAGTGCTCTCTGTGTGTGATGTGGGAATTTCATTTGTAAAAAACAGCAGTTATCTTGCAACATTGGCAGCAGATATTGTTCTTCTTGATGAAAAGCTATATAAGATTGTAGATTTGATAAAAGATTCAAGATTCACAAGAAAGATTGTTATTCAAAATATCGTTCTTTCTCTTGGAATAAAATTTGCGGTGATGTTTTTAGGAATTCTGGGAGTTGCAAATCTGTGGGAAGCAGTTGTGGCAGACACCGGTGCAATGCTTTTAGCAGTTTTGAATTCTTTGAGAGTGCTCAAAAGATAA
- a CDS encoding ArsR/SmtB family transcription factor, whose amino-acid sequence MKNQEVSKKIDLCSCSVIHNDIVQKVKESLPDEEVMFDLSEFFKVFSDSTRIKILSSLLVSEMCVCDLAAVLNTSQSAISHQLRLLKAFRLVKSRKVGKVVYYSLSDDHVKSIIELGLTHLSESQ is encoded by the coding sequence TTGAAAAATCAAGAAGTATCAAAAAAGATTGATTTGTGCAGCTGTAGTGTAATCCACAATGATATTGTGCAAAAAGTAAAAGAAAGTCTTCCAGATGAAGAAGTTATGTTCGACCTTTCTGAGTTTTTCAAGGTTTTTTCAGACTCAACACGCATAAAAATATTAAGCAGTCTCTTGGTTTCTGAGATGTGTGTATGCGACTTAGCAGCAGTCTTAAATACATCCCAGTCGGCAATATCTCACCAGCTAAGGCTACTAAAAGCTTTCAGGTTAGTAAAGAGCAGAAAAGTCGGCAAAGTTGTGTATTATTCTCTTTCGGATGACCATGTAAAAAGTATAATTGAACTCGGTCTTACGCATCTCAGCGAAAGCCAGTAG
- a CDS encoding glycosyltransferase, translating into MNLILLTIGYPHPKRDVFVGNEIDILTRFFDKIYIVPIWPGKVLPKKLKNLKEHIQNPKVEVADISFGLKEILFLNPKLVELMIKEILKAVFAPKPFSYKILNLWIIFRWTFLTNITVANLRKLIKKYNIPVQDTILYSYWFHFLALSTALYNQPFALKVSRAHRGDLYEESYPQPCKKFILENIDKVFACSKMGTDYINKRYQTNKAEVSYLGTFNGYSVNIDKKRDEIFKIVSCARLAPVKRIDKIVDSLEKIDSVKISWTHIGDGELFEEVKSYAEKKLSKKSNISYNFLGFMKNEDILNLYANENFNLFINTSQSEGLPVSIMEAMSYGIPVVATDVGGTKEIVKNGINGFLLDKNFSEFDLASLIERFATMSEEDYKRFCYGARETWEENFNAQKCYEDFAKRLLALAASKNEKGEADK; encoded by the coding sequence TTGAACTTAATTCTTCTCACAATAGGCTATCCACACCCCAAAAGAGATGTATTTGTGGGAAACGAAATAGATATTCTTACAAGGTTTTTTGATAAAATCTATATCGTACCGATTTGGCCGGGAAAGGTGCTACCTAAAAAGCTAAAGAACCTGAAAGAGCATATTCAAAATCCAAAGGTTGAGGTGGCTGATATAAGCTTTGGATTAAAAGAGATTCTATTTTTAAATCCAAAACTTGTAGAACTTATGATAAAAGAGATACTTAAGGCTGTATTTGCTCCAAAGCCTTTTTCATACAAGATATTAAATCTATGGATAATTTTTAGATGGACTTTCCTTACAAACATCACAGTTGCAAACTTAAGAAAACTTATAAAAAAATACAATATTCCTGTTCAGGATACAATACTCTATTCGTACTGGTTTCATTTTTTGGCGTTGTCAACCGCACTTTACAACCAGCCTTTTGCCCTGAAAGTCTCAAGAGCACACAGAGGAGATTTGTATGAAGAGAGCTATCCTCAGCCATGCAAAAAGTTTATTCTTGAAAACATTGATAAAGTTTTTGCTTGCTCAAAGATGGGTACTGACTATATAAACAAGAGGTATCAAACGAACAAAGCAGAAGTGTCGTACTTAGGGACTTTTAATGGATACAGTGTAAACATTGATAAGAAAAGAGATGAGATTTTCAAGATTGTCAGCTGCGCAAGGCTTGCCCCTGTGAAGAGGATTGATAAGATTGTTGATAGCCTTGAGAAGATTGACAGCGTCAAAATTTCGTGGACTCACATTGGCGATGGGGAGCTTTTTGAAGAGGTAAAATCATATGCCGAAAAGAAGCTCAGTAAGAAAAGTAATATTTCGTATAATTTTTTGGGATTTATGAAAAATGAAGATATTTTAAATCTCTATGCAAATGAAAATTTTAATTTATTTATAAACACAAGCCAGTCAGAGGGTCTTCCGGTTTCTATCATGGAAGCAATGTCGTATGGAATACCTGTTGTTGCAACAGATGTTGGTGGAACTAAAGAGATTGTGAAAAATGGAATAAACGGCTTTTTGCTTGACAAAAACTTTTCAGAATTTGACCTTGCAAGCCTTATAGAAAGATTTGCTACCATGAGCGAAGAAGATTATAAAAGGTTTTGCTATGGTGCAAGAGAAACATGGGAAGAGAATTTCAATGCTCAAAAATGCTATGAAGATTTTGCAAAAAGGCTTTTAGCTTTGGCAGCATCAAAAAATGAAAAAGGGGAAGCTGACAAATGA
- a CDS encoding HAD-IIA family hydrolase — translation MKNSSILKNIDLFLLDLDGTVYLGEKVFEGAREFIKLLNKNQKEFLFLTNNSSKSSEEYYSKLLNMGFEITKENVFTSGQAMGIYIKTIHKKEKPPRVYVVGTTSLKRELKSMGIVVVDSPNYNIDYLVIGFDTTLTYKKLLDACELIRRGVPFLATNPDLVCPLDGGRYIPDCGSICIMLENATKKKPVFVGKPSSIMVDIISNLKKVEKSRIAMIGDRLYTDMKMAKDSGMVAALVLSGETKMKDVEASTLKPDLIYGSIKDMYEELKLVFGG, via the coding sequence ATGAAGAATAGTAGCATTCTAAAAAACATAGACCTTTTCCTGCTTGACTTGGACGGCACAGTATATCTTGGTGAAAAGGTATTTGAAGGTGCAAGAGAGTTTATTAAACTCTTGAATAAAAATCAAAAAGAATTTCTATTTTTGACAAACAATTCATCAAAAAGTTCAGAAGAGTACTATTCAAAGCTTTTGAACATGGGCTTTGAGATTACAAAAGAAAACGTATTTACTTCAGGTCAGGCAATGGGAATTTATATAAAGACAATCCACAAAAAAGAAAAACCACCAAGAGTATATGTTGTTGGCACAACATCTTTAAAGAGAGAGCTAAAGTCGATGGGCATCGTTGTTGTTGACAGTCCAAATTACAATATAGACTATCTTGTTATAGGATTTGATACTACTCTTACCTACAAAAAGCTTTTAGATGCATGTGAGCTCATAAGAAGAGGTGTTCCTTTTTTGGCAACAAACCCGGACCTTGTCTGTCCTTTAGATGGTGGAAGATATATTCCAGATTGCGGGTCTATCTGCATCATGCTTGAGAATGCAACAAAGAAAAAACCTGTATTTGTTGGAAAACCTTCTTCCATAATGGTTGATATAATCTCGAACCTTAAAAAGGTTGAAAAAAGCAGGATTGCAATGATAGGAGACAGGCTTTACACAGACATGAAAATGGCAAAGGATAGCGGTATGGTTGCTGCTTTAGTGCTGTCTGGTGAGACAAAGATGAAAGATGTTGAGGCTTCAACTTTGAAACCAGATTTGATATATGGTTCAATAAAGGATATGTATGAGGAGCTAAAGCTGGTCTTTGGAGGGTAA
- a CDS encoding SOS response-associated peptidase gives MCGRYFLNLDENIEEIKKILDEISQKYEGNPILRKVKSGEIFPTEFAASIVPKDFQREAEILRWGLPLQNKKEVIINARAESILEKPLFSSIISNRCLIPAQGFFEWNKNGGKKQKFFIKPKDCNVFYMAGLYKRIELEGGILVDGFVILTTEPAEEIKHIHNRMPVILKKEYEDLWLFENGSTKALKSLFSRILKPWEGGMEIVEVKNN, from the coding sequence ATGTGCGGAAGGTACTTTTTAAATCTTGATGAGAACATTGAGGAGATTAAAAAAATTTTAGATGAGATTTCTCAAAAATATGAAGGAAATCCTATTTTGCGGAAAGTAAAGTCGGGTGAGATATTTCCTACAGAGTTTGCTGCTTCAATTGTACCAAAAGACTTTCAAAGAGAAGCTGAGATTTTAAGATGGGGATTGCCTCTTCAAAACAAGAAAGAGGTCATAATAAATGCAAGAGCTGAGTCTATCTTGGAAAAGCCTCTGTTTTCCAGCATAATATCAAACAGGTGTTTGATTCCTGCTCAGGGCTTTTTTGAGTGGAACAAAAATGGCGGTAAAAAACAAAAGTTTTTCATAAAACCCAAAGATTGCAATGTCTTTTACATGGCAGGACTTTACAAAAGAATTGAGCTTGAAGGTGGGATACTTGTAGATGGTTTTGTCATCCTCACAACAGAGCCGGCAGAAGAAATAAAGCATATTCACAACCGCATGCCTGTGATACTGAAAAAGGAGTATGAAGATTTGTGGCTTTTTGAAAATGGGAGCACCAAAGCCCTAAAGAGTTTGTTTTCTCGCATATTGAAGCCATGGGAAGGTGGAATGGAGATAGTAGAGGTAAAAAACAATTAA
- the murB gene encoding UDP-N-acetylmuramate dehydrogenase, with protein MEFEMYLKNSGIEFLKDHPLKEFTTFKIGGKARYIVFPKSTKQLIEILTLAKDEAINYIVVGNCSNVLVSDKGYNGAIITTVKIDSFKIDGNLIEAECGAMLSHVARKACEAGLKGLEFAVGIPGTVGGAVYMNAGAYDGEIKDVFERAEVLDENLNPVELGRADMRFSYRNSRLKEEKMVLLRAVFCLKFADREDISPLQKANEFSKRRREKQPLSYPSAGSVFKRPPNNFAGKLIEDAGLKGYRIGGACISEKHAGFIINLGDAKAEDVRKLIYLAQKSVYEKFGILLEPEIQFIGEFETPLFVPVDGQNRR; from the coding sequence ATGGAATTTGAAATGTATTTAAAAAATTCAGGTATTGAGTTTCTAAAAGACCATCCGCTAAAAGAGTTTACAACATTCAAGATAGGCGGAAAAGCAAGATATATAGTATTTCCCAAAAGTACCAAGCAGCTTATCGAGATATTGACTTTAGCAAAAGATGAAGCGATAAACTACATTGTTGTTGGAAACTGCTCAAATGTTCTTGTCTCTGACAAAGGTTACAATGGTGCGATAATCACCACAGTTAAGATAGATTCTTTCAAAATAGATGGAAATTTAATTGAAGCAGAGTGTGGAGCAATGCTTTCTCATGTTGCGAGAAAAGCGTGCGAAGCAGGTCTAAAAGGTTTGGAGTTTGCAGTAGGAATTCCTGGCACTGTTGGTGGTGCTGTGTACATGAACGCTGGTGCATACGATGGCGAGATAAAAGATGTTTTTGAACGGGCAGAGGTTTTGGATGAGAACTTGAACCCAGTAGAACTTGGTAGGGCAGATATGAGATTTTCTTACAGGAACAGCCGGCTAAAGGAAGAAAAAATGGTGCTTCTCAGAGCAGTATTTTGCCTCAAATTTGCCGACAGAGAAGATATATCTCCTTTGCAAAAAGCAAATGAATTTTCAAAAAGACGGAGAGAAAAACAGCCTCTTTCTTATCCAAGTGCCGGTTCTGTGTTTAAAAGACCGCCAAACAACTTTGCAGGAAAGCTCATCGAGGATGCAGGATTGAAAGGATACAGAATAGGCGGTGCGTGTATATCAGAAAAACATGCAGGGTTTATCATAAACTTAGGAGATGCTAAAGCTGAGGATGTAAGAAAGCTCATCTATCTTGCTCAGAAATCTGTGTACGAAAAATTTGGAATTTTGCTTGAACCTGAAATTCAGTTCATAGGCGAGTTTGAGACACCACTTTTTGTACCAGTGGATGGACAAAATAGAAGATAA
- the rapZ gene encoding RNase adapter RapZ, translating to MEIVIITGMSGAGKSLAIRAFEDMGFFCIDNLPPQFLPKIAELASATKEKISRIAAVVDIRGGELFDDFKDVLQELKKDDRNFKLLFLDAHDEVLIKRYKETRRKHPLSHEGDGSILEAIQKEREKLEDIKRYADFVIDTSTLLPKDLKEKLFEIFVQQKSKEAMLITIMSFGFKYGLPLDADLVFDVRFIPNPFYVDTLKYKTGKDPEVKEYVLKWDVTKEFLQKLFDLILFLIPNYAEEGKGQLVIAIGCTGGKHRSVTVAEELKKTIENQGYKVSIFHRDIEKDIKG from the coding sequence TTGGAGATAGTAATAATAACTGGCATGTCTGGTGCTGGTAAGAGCTTGGCAATAAGGGCGTTTGAAGACATGGGATTTTTTTGTATAGACAACCTACCACCGCAGTTTTTACCCAAGATTGCTGAGCTTGCAAGTGCAACAAAAGAGAAGATTTCGAGGATTGCTGCGGTTGTAGACATTCGTGGCGGTGAACTTTTTGACGACTTCAAAGATGTTCTTCAGGAGCTGAAAAAGGATGACCGTAACTTTAAACTCCTCTTTTTAGATGCCCATGATGAGGTTCTTATAAAACGGTACAAAGAGACAAGGCGAAAACATCCTCTGAGTCATGAAGGTGACGGCAGCATTTTAGAAGCCATTCAAAAGGAAAGAGAAAAGCTTGAGGATATAAAAAGGTATGCTGACTTTGTGATTGATACATCCACACTTTTGCCAAAGGATTTAAAAGAGAAACTCTTTGAGATTTTTGTCCAGCAAAAGTCAAAAGAGGCAATGCTAATCACTATTATGTCATTTGGATTTAAATACGGGCTTCCGCTTGATGCTGACCTTGTTTTTGACGTCAGATTCATCCCTAACCCGTTTTATGTGGATACTCTCAAGTACAAAACAGGTAAGGACCCTGAAGTTAAAGAATATGTTTTAAAATGGGACGTCACAAAAGAATTCTTGCAAAAACTTTTTGACCTGATTTTATTTTTAATACCAAATTATGCAGAAGAAGGGAAAGGGCAGCTTGTAATTGCAATTGGCTGTACTGGTGGCAAGCACCGTTCTGTCACAGTGGCTGAAGAGCTTAAAAAGACTATTGAAAACCAGGGATATAAAGTTTCAATATTTCATAGAGATATAGAGAAAGATATAAAAGGGTGA